The following proteins come from a genomic window of Nycticebus coucang isolate mNycCou1 chromosome 11, mNycCou1.pri, whole genome shotgun sequence:
- the LOC128560092 gene encoding keratin, type I cytoskeletal 18-like codes for MSFTTRSTTFSSNYRFLGSVQAPSYSVRSTSSAASVYAGAGGSGSWISVSCCTSFRGGWGSRGLATGMAGGLAGIGGIQTEKETMQELNNRLASYLDRVRNLETDNRRLESKIREYLEKKGPQVRDWAHYFKTIKDLRAQIFANSVHNAHIVLQIDNAHLAADDFRVKYETELAMSQSVESNIHGLRKVIDDTNITQLQLESEIEALKEELLFMKKNHKEEVIVLLAQIASSGLTVEVDAPKSQDLSKIMADMRAQYDELAWKNQEKLAKTWSQQIEESTSVVTSQFAEVGAAKTMLAELMRTVQSLEIELDSMRNQKSRLEDSLREVEARYALQMEQLNGVLLHLESELAQTQAEGQHQAQEYEALLNIKVKLEAAIATYRRLLADGEDFNLGDALDSSNSMQTIQKTTTCRIVDGKVVSETNDTKVLRH; via the coding sequence ATGTCCTTCACTACTCGTTCCACCACTTTCTCCAGCAATTACCGGTTCCTGGGCTCAGTCCAGGCGCCCAGCTACAGTGTCCGGAGCACCAGCAGTGCAGCCAGCGTCTATGCTGGTGCCGGGGGCTCGGGCTCCTGGATCTCTGTGTCCTGCTGCACCAGCTTCCGGGGCGGCTGGGGGTCCAGGGGCCTGGCCACGGGGATGGCTGGGGGTCTAGCAGGAATAGGGGGCATCCAGACCGAGAAGGAGACCATGCAAGAACTGAACAACCGCCTGGCCTCCTACCTGGACAGAGTGAGGAACCTGGAGACCGATAATCGGAGGCTGGAGAGCAAAATCCGGGAATACCTGGAGAAGAAGGGGCCCCAAGTCAGAGACTGGGCGCATTACTTCAAGACCATCAAGGACCTGAGGGCTCAGATCTTTGCAAATTCTGTGCACAATGCCCACATCGTTCTGCAGATTGACAACGCCCATCTTGCTGCTGATGACTTTAGAGTCAAGTATGAGACAGAACTGGCCATGAGCCAATCTGTGGAGAGCAACATCCATGGGCTCCGCAAGGTCATTGATGACACCAATATCACTCAACTGCAGCTGGAATCAGAGATCGAGGCTCTCAAGGAGGAGCtgctcttcatgaagaagaaccacAAGGAGGAAGTAATAGTCCTACTAGCCCAGATTGCCAGCTCTGGGTTGACTGTGGAAGTAGATGCTCCCAAATCCCAGGACCTGAGCAAGATCATGGCAGACATGCGGGCCCAGTATGACGAGCTGGCTTGGAAGAACCAAGAAAAGTTGGCCAAGACCTGGTCCCAGCAGATTGAGGAGAGCACCTCAGTGGTCACCTCACAGTTTGCTGAGGTTGGAGCTGCTAAGACAATGCTCGCAGAGCTGATGCGTACAGTCCAGTCCTTGGAGATCGAACTGGACTCCATGAGAAATCAGAAGTCCAGGTTGGAGGACAGCCTGAGGGAGGTGGAGGCCCGCTATGCCTTGCAGATGGAGCAACTCAATGGGGTCCTGCTGCATTTGGAGTCAGAGCTGGCACAGACCCAGGCAGAGGGGCAGCACcaggcccaggagtatgaggcacTGCTGAACATCAAGGTCAAGCTAGAGGCTGCAATCGCCACCTACCGCCGCCTGCTGGCAGACGGGGAGGACTTCAACCTCGGTGATGCCCTGGACAGCAGCAACTCCATGCAAACCATCCAAAAGACCACCACCTGCAGGATAGTGGACGGCAAAGTGGTGTCTGAGACCAACGACACCAAAGTTCTGAGACACTGA